In the Bacilli bacterium genome, one interval contains:
- the yunB gene encoding sporulation protein YunB — protein sequence MQTIKPVRGWKSKPKKRIGRAKVFAVVTLLMLFFALQSFIYVERHLRVPLMNVATVRIKQMATEAINTSINERISQGTNFEELVDWKTDEKGKITGFMLNYAEHMRIAAETVKTVEETLDKLQNRPDYIPLGQAFNSAILASFGPNIPIKFVRAGAVKVDLNTRQKDAGINMLLVEVYIRIMAEVTIIIPFETQPELVSTEIPISYLLVVGDVPMYYVDNKGNPIGDSDPLPPTLSLPDAGLAKPESGATPPNQGSSGASSLTITN from the coding sequence GTGCAGACGATCAAACCTGTGCGCGGATGGAAAAGCAAACCGAAAAAACGCATCGGCAGAGCCAAGGTATTTGCAGTCGTAACCCTGCTTATGTTGTTTTTTGCCCTGCAATCATTTATTTATGTGGAAAGGCATCTGCGCGTGCCGCTGATGAACGTTGCCACGGTTCGGATCAAGCAAATGGCCACGGAAGCGATTAATACCTCCATAAACGAACGGATATCGCAGGGAACCAATTTTGAGGAACTGGTTGATTGGAAAACCGACGAAAAGGGAAAAATAACGGGCTTTATGCTGAATTACGCGGAGCATATGCGCATTGCCGCGGAAACGGTCAAAACCGTGGAGGAAACGTTGGACAAATTGCAAAACAGGCCCGATTACATCCCGCTCGGGCAAGCTTTCAACAGTGCGATACTCGCCTCTTTCGGTCCGAACATTCCCATAAAATTCGTGCGCGCCGGCGCGGTAAAAGTCGATCTCAACACGCGGCAAAAAGATGCGGGCATCAATATGCTGTTGGTAGAGGTTTACATCCGGATCATGGCGGAAGTGACGATTATTATTCCGTTCGAAACGCAGCCCGAACTGGTTTCGACGGAAATACCCATTTCTTATTTGCTGGTCGTTGGCGATGTGCCGATGTATTACGTGGACAATAAAGGCAATCCGATCGGCGACTCCGATCCGTTACCGCCCACCCTGTCGCTGCCGGATGCGGGGCTTGCGAAGCCGGAAAGCGGAGCAACTCCGCCGAATCAAGGCTCGTCAGGGGCGAGTTCATTGACGATCACGAATTAG
- a CDS encoding TrkA family potassium uptake protein, producing the protein MKKQFAIIGMGRFGSSVARTLFNLGYEVLAIDANETRTQEVVAMTTQAVQADSTDEEALRALGIRNFDVVVVAIGQDIQASILTTLILKEMGVPQLIAKAQNELHGKVLKRIGADKVIYPERDMGQRVAHNLISPSILDHIELSEDYSIVEIKASPQMVGRTLKQLDIRAKYGCSVMAIKNGEKMNIAPHADDVIGQDDTLVVIGDNEDLHNFEVLFSK; encoded by the coding sequence ATGAAGAAACAGTTTGCCATTATCGGCATGGGCCGATTCGGCTCCAGCGTGGCGAGAACGTTATTTAATCTGGGATATGAAGTATTGGCGATTGACGCGAACGAAACGCGGACGCAGGAAGTCGTCGCGATGACCACGCAAGCCGTGCAGGCCGATTCCACGGATGAAGAGGCGCTGCGCGCGTTGGGCATTCGCAATTTTGACGTGGTGGTCGTCGCCATTGGCCAGGATATTCAGGCCAGTATTTTGACGACGCTGATCTTAAAGGAAATGGGCGTGCCGCAGCTTATCGCCAAAGCGCAAAACGAGCTTCACGGCAAAGTGTTGAAACGGATCGGCGCGGACAAGGTCATTTATCCCGAGCGGGATATGGGCCAACGCGTCGCGCATAACTTGATCAGCCCGAGCATTCTTGACCATATCGAGCTTTCCGAAGATTACAGCATTGTGGAAATCAAAGCGTCGCCGCAAATGGTCGGGCGGACTCTCAAGCAATTGGATATTCGCGCCAAATACGGCTGCAGCGTGATGGCGATCAAGAACGGAGAAAAAATGAATATCGCCCCCCATGCGGACGATGTGATCGGTCAGGACGACACGCTTGTCGTAATTGGCGACAACGAAGACTTGCATAATTTTGAAGTGTTGTTTTCCAAATGA
- a CDS encoding peptide chain release factor 3, which produces MSHTIFDRQLVEEVKKRRTFAIISHPDAGKTTLTEKLLLFGGAIRLAGTVKARKASKYATSDWMEIEKQRGISVTSSVMQFDYNGHRVNILDTPGHQDFSEDTYRTLTAADSAVMLIDSAKGVEAQTKKLFQVCRMRGIPIFTFINKLDREGRDPFDLLEEIEQVLGIRSYPMNWPIGQGRQLCGIYDRQKVRVELFQGDSHDHIEVRDTSGYSDPVIQNIAGEHLFAQLNEQLELLDVAGDPFDLEKVGQGQLTPVFFGSAINNFGVQTFLENFLSLAPAPAPRNSDKGKIDPTDANFSGYIFKIQANMNPAHRDRIAFLRIVSGKFSRGMAVRHVRAGKDIKLSQPQQFLAQDREIVEEAYPGDIIGLFDPGIFRIGDSLCQGEAKTFDELPTFSPELFCKVTTRNALKHKQYQKGLDQLTEEGTIQVFKTVGFEDTILGVVGQLQFEVFEYRMKMEYGVDVELFRTPYQFARWVVGGKVDPGKFRINSMLVTDKNGNYVALFENEYALRTAAERNPDVQFMETAPRV; this is translated from the coding sequence ATGAGTCACACGATTTTCGACCGTCAATTGGTCGAGGAAGTTAAGAAGCGCCGAACGTTTGCCATCATCTCCCACCCCGACGCGGGGAAAACGACGCTTACGGAAAAACTGCTGCTGTTTGGCGGGGCAATCCGCCTGGCCGGTACGGTTAAAGCGCGCAAGGCGAGCAAATATGCGACGTCGGACTGGATGGAAATCGAAAAACAGCGCGGCATTTCCGTTACATCAAGCGTCATGCAATTTGATTACAACGGACATCGCGTCAATATTTTGGATACCCCCGGCCACCAGGATTTTAGTGAAGACACATACCGCACGCTGACGGCCGCCGACAGCGCCGTCATGCTGATCGACTCGGCGAAAGGCGTCGAGGCGCAAACGAAAAAATTGTTTCAGGTTTGCCGGATGCGCGGCATTCCGATTTTTACATTTATCAACAAACTGGACCGCGAAGGACGCGATCCTTTTGATTTATTGGAAGAAATCGAGCAGGTGCTGGGCATTCGTTCGTATCCGATGAATTGGCCGATTGGCCAGGGCCGCCAACTGTGCGGCATATATGATCGGCAGAAAGTGCGGGTGGAATTGTTTCAGGGCGACAGCCACGATCATATCGAAGTTCGCGACACGAGCGGCTATTCCGATCCCGTTATCCAAAACATCGCCGGGGAGCATTTATTCGCGCAATTGAATGAGCAGCTTGAACTATTGGATGTGGCGGGCGATCCGTTCGATTTGGAAAAGGTCGGGCAAGGGCAACTGACGCCTGTATTTTTCGGCAGCGCGATCAATAATTTCGGCGTGCAGACGTTTCTCGAAAACTTTTTGTCGTTAGCCCCGGCGCCTGCGCCGCGCAATAGCGACAAAGGCAAAATCGACCCGACGGATGCGAACTTCTCCGGTTATATTTTCAAGATTCAAGCGAATATGAATCCGGCTCATCGGGATCGGATCGCGTTTTTGCGAATCGTCTCGGGCAAATTCAGCCGCGGGATGGCGGTGCGCCATGTGCGGGCGGGCAAAGACATCAAGCTGTCGCAGCCGCAGCAATTTTTGGCGCAAGATCGGGAAATCGTCGAGGAAGCTTATCCCGGCGACATCATCGGGCTTTTTGATCCGGGCATCTTTCGCATCGGCGATTCCTTGTGCCAAGGTGAGGCGAAAACGTTCGACGAACTGCCCACCTTTTCTCCGGAATTATTTTGCAAAGTGACAACAAGAAACGCCCTCAAGCATAAGCAATACCAAAAAGGGCTGGATCAACTCACGGAAGAGGGCACCATCCAGGTATTCAAAACGGTCGGATTTGAAGATACGATTCTCGGTGTCGTCGGCCAACTGCAATTTGAAGTGTTCGAATACCGGATGAAAATGGAATATGGGGTCGACGTGGAATTGTTTCGTACGCCGTATCAATTCGCGCGTTGGGTCGTCGGCGGCAAAGTCGATCCCGGCAAATTCCGCATCAATTCCATGCTGGTAACGGACAAGAACGGCAATTACGTAGCCTTGTTTGAAAATGAATATGCATTGAGGACCGCCGCGGAACGCAATCCGGACGTGCAATTTATGGAAACGGCGCCTAGAGTTTAG
- the sspI gene encoding small acid-soluble spore protein SspI: MILNLRQAIVERVKDKSAEELTDIIEGSIDGDEKALPGLGVLLEIIWKNSEQGVHDQMVSALEQHLHSTAPNR, translated from the coding sequence ATGATATTAAATTTGCGACAAGCCATTGTTGAACGGGTCAAAGATAAATCTGCCGAAGAGCTGACGGATATCATCGAAGGTTCCATCGACGGCGACGAAAAAGCGCTGCCGGGGCTTGGGGTTTTGCTGGAAATTATCTGGAAAAACAGCGAACAAGGTGTGCACGACCAAATGGTTTCCGCCCTGGAGCAACACCTGCATTCAACCGCCCCGAACCGCTAA
- a CDS encoding EAL domain-containing protein has protein sequence MFNDAAQSRKNDIDIEQMIDQNDFYHVVQPIIRLQDKRIIGFEALLRSDREQKTDKLFSQASSQGQLFNIDTISLYRAMETFEYASSNFQLDTKLFLNVFPSTLLHSDFSAFMQTALNRFSIKRNQIVIELNETYDEELLRNIDLLCDKIDLCRSWGFLIALDDVGVGAADIKKMIEFAPDFIKLDRYFSENLAQLEKKQMLLNLMVQFCSGDSSLILEGIEREEDMLTAQKLGIEYGQGYYLGYPECPLGER, from the coding sequence ATGTTCAATGATGCCGCACAATCACGGAAAAACGATATCGATATCGAACAGATGATCGACCAAAACGATTTTTATCATGTTGTGCAGCCTATTATCCGGCTTCAGGATAAACGAATTATCGGATTTGAAGCGCTGCTGCGATCGGACCGCGAGCAAAAAACAGACAAGCTGTTCAGTCAGGCGTCGTCGCAGGGCCAATTATTCAATATCGACACCATTTCCCTGTATCGCGCGATGGAAACCTTCGAATATGCCTCTTCCAATTTCCAGTTGGACACGAAATTGTTTCTGAATGTATTTCCCTCCACTTTGCTTCACAGCGACTTCTCCGCTTTTATGCAAACGGCGCTTAATCGTTTTTCCATCAAACGGAACCAAATCGTGATTGAACTGAACGAAACCTATGACGAGGAACTGTTGCGCAATATCGATCTGCTTTGCGACAAAATCGATTTGTGCCGGTCATGGGGTTTTTTGATTGCGTTGGATGATGTCGGAGTTGGCGCCGCCGACATTAAAAAAATGATCGAGTTTGCGCCCGATTTCATCAAATTGGACCGTTACTTTTCGGAAAACCTGGCGCAATTGGAAAAGAAACAGATGCTGCTGAACCTGATGGTGCAGTTTTGCAGCGGGGACAGTTCCCTGATTTTGGAGGGCATCGAACGCGAGGAAGATATGCTGACCGCGCAAAAGTTGGGAATAGAGTACGGGCAAGGATATTACCTGGGCTACCCCGAATGCCCGCTAGGGGAACGGTAA
- a CDS encoding RNA methyltransferase, translated as MRPRQITSPHNPQVKAWADLLTKKGRDKERRFLIEGVHLVQEALASRAPVETIIYDAEKGLPEAISNCAGEAYLDWVAASGAVLTKIADTKTPQGVCAIVRRADPGLDAAALAEAKLAVVIDGVQDPGNLGTIIRSADAAAADAVIVGSGSVDMYNPKTIRSTMGSLFHIPVIECDLDELFRLRKTLHAPDLQIVSTSLQAAKDCYELDLRRPTWIVIGNEANGVSPKVAANVDLQVKIPMPGKAESLNAAIAASVLLFETVRQRR; from the coding sequence ATGAGGCCAAGACAGATCACTTCTCCACACAATCCGCAAGTAAAGGCATGGGCGGATTTGCTGACGAAAAAAGGGCGGGATAAAGAGCGCCGCTTTCTGATTGAGGGCGTTCATTTGGTGCAGGAAGCGCTCGCGTCGCGGGCTCCGGTCGAAACCATTATTTATGACGCGGAAAAAGGCTTGCCGGAAGCAATCAGCAATTGCGCCGGGGAAGCTTATTTGGACTGGGTAGCGGCAAGCGGCGCCGTGTTAACCAAAATTGCCGATACGAAAACGCCGCAGGGTGTATGCGCAATCGTGCGCCGGGCCGATCCCGGGCTTGACGCCGCGGCATTGGCCGAGGCGAAACTTGCCGTTGTGATCGACGGCGTTCAGGATCCGGGCAATTTGGGGACCATCATCCGAAGCGCCGACGCCGCGGCGGCCGATGCGGTCATTGTCGGCAGCGGCAGCGTGGATATGTACAATCCCAAAACCATTCGCTCCACCATGGGGTCGCTGTTTCATATACCGGTTATCGAATGCGATCTGGACGAGCTTTTTCGTCTGCGCAAAACATTGCATGCACCGGATTTGCAAATCGTAAGCACAAGCCTGCAAGCGGCAAAAGACTGCTACGAGCTTGATTTACGCAGGCCTACATGGATTGTGATCGGCAATGAGGCGAACGGCGTTTCCCCCAAAGTTGCCGCGAATGTTGATCTGCAGGTAAAAATTCCGATGCCGGGAAAAGCGGAGTCGCTAAATGCCGCCATCGCCGCCTCGGTCTTGCTGTTTGAAACGGTCCGGCAAAGGCGCTAA